The following are encoded in a window of Scophthalmus maximus strain ysfricsl-2021 chromosome 6, ASM2237912v1, whole genome shotgun sequence genomic DNA:
- the rybpb gene encoding RING1 and YY1-binding protein B yields MGDKKSPTRPKRQAKQSADDGYWDCSVCTFRNTAEAFKCSICDVRKGTSTRKPRINSQLVAQQVAQQYPMPPPPKKERRERSERTEKDRPDGEGERANGEGRPEGERPEGERPEGECPEGERPEVERQEVQRQEVQRQEVQRPEVLHPEVERPEVKRPEVKRPEVDTPEKEKNDKEQPIKDKPDREKEIIPAVTKKPSNKKTRPKSDNHQSPPSDKHSIQSGKSATKTNKNSHISRPKLKNIDRSTAQQLAITVGNVTVIITDFKEKTRSSSTSSSTITSSAGSEQQHQSSGSESMDKGSSRASTPKGDLSLGHDESF; encoded by the exons ATGGGCGACAAGAAGAGCCCGACCAG GCCAAAGAGACAAGCCAAACAGAGCGCCGACGACGGCTACTGGGACTGTAGCGTGTGCACCTTCAGGAACACCGCCGAGGCGTTTAAATGCAGCATCTGCGATGTGAGGAAGGGCACATCCACAAG GAAACCCAGGATCAACTCCCAGCTGGTTGCCCAGCAGGTGGCTCAGCAGTACCCGATGCCTCCCCCGCCCAAGAAGGAGCGTAGGGAGCGGAGCGAGCGCACGGAGAAGGACCGCCCTGACGGAGAAGGAGAGCGTGCCAACGGAGAGGGACGTCCGGAGGGGGAACGTCCGGAGGGCGAACGTCCGGAGGGCGAGTGCCCAGAGGGTGAACGCCCAGAGGTCGAGCGTCAGGAGGTCCAGCGTCAGGAGGTCCAGCGTCAGGAGGTCCAGCGTCCAGAGGTCCTGCATCCAGAGGTCGAACGTCCAGAGGTTAAGCGTCCAGAGGTTAAGCGTCCAGAGGTAGACACcccagagaaggaaaagaacgACAAGGAACAGCCCATCAAAGACAAACccgacagagagaaggagatcaTCCCTGCCGTCACGAAGAAGCCCAGCAACAAAAAGACCAG ACCCAAGTCAGACAACCACCAGAGCCCACCCAGCGACAAACACAGCATACAGTCTGGCAAATCAGCGACCAAGACCAACAAGAACTCTCACATCTCCAG ACCCAAACTGAAGAACATCGACCGGAGCACCGCCCAGCAGTTGGCCATCACCGTCGGGAACGTGACGGTCATCATAACAGACTTTAAGGAGAAGAcccgctcctcctccacgtcctcaTCCACCATCACGTCCAGCGCGGGCTCCGAACAGCAGCACCAGAGCTCCGGCTCCGAGAGCATGGACAAGGGCTCGTCACGCGCCTCCACGCCCAAAGGGGATCTCTCTCTGGGGCATGACGAGTCGTTCTGA